A stretch of the Lactuca sativa cultivar Salinas chromosome 9, Lsat_Salinas_v11, whole genome shotgun sequence genome encodes the following:
- the LOC111885598 gene encoding uncharacterized protein LOC111885598 isoform X1, with protein sequence MDFPEVNMKLLGELEEMGFPLARAMRALHYSGNSSLLDAISWIVDHEDDPEIDQMPSVPLRIEIEGSDSSSSVSEEVKLKAQKLRDKARKRKKEENMKLEPSREKERIPAGKELQEAKRIAEENERKRSIALRKAEKEEENRDRERIRQKLHQDKVERRGGIQSHAHASLKTTIPVVQENKISPVVTSTRIGVNSTTKVDLMRDCLRSLRRNNKENDMRMKRAFETLLVYVRNVARNPDEDKFRKIRLSNPAFKERVGIFEEGVKFLEVCGFERVEGGEYLLLPRGEVDMTVLKFAGNELQSAITNPYFGLLSTEK encoded by the exons ATGGATTTTCCTGAAGTAAACATGAAATTActtggtgaacttgaagaaatgggTTTCCCATTGGCTCGAGCAATGAGAGCACTTCATTATTCCG GTAACTCTAGTTTACTGGATGCTATTAGTTGGATTGTTGATCATGAGGATGACCCTGAAATTGATCAAATGCCCTCG GTTCCATTAAGAATCGAAATTGAGGgttctgactcttcttcttctgtaTCAGAAGAAGTAAAGCTAAAAGCACAAAAACTAAG AGATAAAGCACGCAAAAGGAAAAAGgaggaaaatatgaaacttgaaCCAAGTAGAGAGAAG GAAAGAATTCCGGCAGGAAAAGAACTTCAAGAGGCAAAGAGAATTGCAGAAGAAAACGAAAGAAAACG TTCTATAGCCTTGAGGAAAGCAGAGAAAGAGGAAGAAAATAGAGATCGTGAAAGAATTCGTCAGAAACTACACCAGGACAAG GTGGAAAGAAGAGGGGGAATTCAAAGTCATGCTCATGCATCTCTTAAAACCACCATACCTGTGGTGCAAGAAAATAAG ATATCGCCTGTTGTTACTTCTACTAGAATCGGTGTTAATTCAACAACAAAGGTGGATCTCATGAGAGACTGTTTAAGGTCGCTCAGGCGAAACAATAAG GAAAATGATATGAGAATGAAGAGAGCTTTTGAGACTCTTTTAGTTTATGTCAGAAATGTTGCAAGAAATCCCGATGAGGATAAATTTAGGAAGATCCGATTGAGTAATCCAGCTTTTAAG GAAAGAGTTGGGATATTTGAAGAAGGGGTTAAGTTTCTTGAGGTTTGTGGGTTCGAAAGAGTTGAAGGTGGTGAGTATTTGCTTCTTCCGAGAGGTGAAGTTGACATGACGGTGTTGAAATTTGCTGGAAATGAATTGCAGTCTGCTATAACAAATCCATATTTTGGACTTTTATCAACCGAAAAATAA
- the LOC111885598 gene encoding uncharacterized protein LOC111885598 isoform X2, protein MPSVPLRIEIEGSDSSSSVSEEVKLKAQKLRDKARKRKKEENMKLEPSREKERIPAGKELQEAKRIAEENERKRSIALRKAEKEEENRDRERIRQKLHQDKVERRGGIQSHAHASLKTTIPVVQENKISPVVTSTRIGVNSTTKVDLMRDCLRSLRRNNKENDMRMKRAFETLLVYVRNVARNPDEDKFRKIRLSNPAFKERVGIFEEGVKFLEVCGFERVEGGEYLLLPRGEVDMTVLKFAGNELQSAITNPYFGLLSTEK, encoded by the exons ATGCCCTCG GTTCCATTAAGAATCGAAATTGAGGgttctgactcttcttcttctgtaTCAGAAGAAGTAAAGCTAAAAGCACAAAAACTAAG AGATAAAGCACGCAAAAGGAAAAAGgaggaaaatatgaaacttgaaCCAAGTAGAGAGAAG GAAAGAATTCCGGCAGGAAAAGAACTTCAAGAGGCAAAGAGAATTGCAGAAGAAAACGAAAGAAAACG TTCTATAGCCTTGAGGAAAGCAGAGAAAGAGGAAGAAAATAGAGATCGTGAAAGAATTCGTCAGAAACTACACCAGGACAAG GTGGAAAGAAGAGGGGGAATTCAAAGTCATGCTCATGCATCTCTTAAAACCACCATACCTGTGGTGCAAGAAAATAAG ATATCGCCTGTTGTTACTTCTACTAGAATCGGTGTTAATTCAACAACAAAGGTGGATCTCATGAGAGACTGTTTAAGGTCGCTCAGGCGAAACAATAAG GAAAATGATATGAGAATGAAGAGAGCTTTTGAGACTCTTTTAGTTTATGTCAGAAATGTTGCAAGAAATCCCGATGAGGATAAATTTAGGAAGATCCGATTGAGTAATCCAGCTTTTAAG GAAAGAGTTGGGATATTTGAAGAAGGGGTTAAGTTTCTTGAGGTTTGTGGGTTCGAAAGAGTTGAAGGTGGTGAGTATTTGCTTCTTCCGAGAGGTGAAGTTGACATGACGGTGTTGAAATTTGCTGGAAATGAATTGCAGTCTGCTATAACAAATCCATATTTTGGACTTTTATCAACCGAAAAATAA